The genomic window GCCGATGTCAACTACAGGTTGGCTCCGAACTGGTTTGTCGGGGCCAACATCAAGTACCAGATCACCCAGGACATCGAGCTTGACGGGGTCAACACCCATACGAGCGCCGACAATTTCAGGCTCGGAGCGCAGGTGGGATATACATTTTAGCGGCCATGGACGCCGATTCCCCGCAGAATTCGGCGCATGTTCCGGTTCGACGACATCCGGTGCCTCCCGCATGCAGCACGCGAGGAGGCCACCGGATTTTGTTTTCCGCAAAGCGCAACCGTCGCCTCGCCGGAAACCGGGAATCAAGATGCCTGCCCGGATTCCCGCCCCCCGCGTCATCTCCTCCCCTTCGGAAGGAACATTCGGTCTCTTTTTTCGGTGAACGCCTTGAAAGAATTGAGCAAGGGAAGTACATTACTGAGAAATAAGCTGGGGCCGGATTGTGCCGGCTCGATCTTCTCTCTGTCGACGCGAAACGGTGCTCAACGTGAACGCTCGGGCGGGCAGCATGGATCATTCGACGCAAGGCGGCGCATTCATCGACGAACGCGTCATTTTTCAGACACTGGAAGGTCTCGGTCCGGTCGCCGACCCGGTGCACGTGCGGGAAATCCTGGCGAAAGCGCGCGAGCTCAAGGGGCTGAATCCCGAGGAAGTGGCGGTGCTGACGGTGGTCACGGACCGGGGGTTGCTGGAGGAGCTCTTCACCGCCGCCCGGTTTATCAAGGAGACCATCTACGGGCCCCGGATCGTCCTGTTCGCGCCTCTGTACATTTCCAATCTATGTCATAACGAATGCCTCTATTGTGCATTCCGGGCAAGCAACCGGGAAGTGCACCGCCGCGCCCTGAACCAAGATGAAATCGCAAATGAAATCAAGCTGTTGGTGGAACAGGGACATAAGCGGGTGCTCGTCGTCTCCGGCGAGAGCTATCCCCGGGAGGACGGCTTCGACTACATCATCAAGTCTATCGAAACCGTTTACAAAACGCGCAGCGGTCCCGGAGAAATCCGACGGGTGAACGTGAACCTGGCGCCATGCACGGTGGAACAGTTCAAACAGCTCAAAGCCGCCGGCATCGGGACTTTTCAGCTGTTCCAGGAAACCTATCACCGTCGCACCTATGACGTCATGCATCCGGGCGGTCGCAAGCGCGACTACGATTGGCGCGTCACGGCCTTCGACCGCGCCATGCGGGGCGGGATCGACGACGTGGGGATGGGCCTTCTGTTCGGGCTATATGACTGGCGATTCGAGGTCCTGGCCCTGTTGCAGCACGCACGGCACCTGGAAGAGGTCTTCGGCGTTGGTCCGCATACCATCAGCGTCCCGCGCATGGAGCCGGCAGTCGGCTCCGAAATCGCCGCGAATCCTCCGCGCCCGGTGAGTGACGACGATTTTCTGAAGATCGTCGCCATCCTGCGCATGGCGGTGCCTTACACGGGAATGA from Syntrophobacter fumaroxidans MPOB includes these protein-coding regions:
- the hydG gene encoding [FeFe] hydrogenase H-cluster radical SAM maturase HydG, producing MDHSTQGGAFIDERVIFQTLEGLGPVADPVHVREILAKARELKGLNPEEVAVLTVVTDRGLLEELFTAARFIKETIYGPRIVLFAPLYISNLCHNECLYCAFRASNREVHRRALNQDEIANEIKLLVEQGHKRVLVVSGESYPREDGFDYIIKSIETVYKTRSGPGEIRRVNVNLAPCTVEQFKQLKAAGIGTFQLFQETYHRRTYDVMHPGGRKRDYDWRVTAFDRAMRGGIDDVGMGLLFGLYDWRFEVLALLQHARHLEEVFGVGPHTISVPRMEPAVGSEIAANPPRPVSDDDFLKIVAILRMAVPYTGMIMSTRETPETRRATLALGISQISAGSRTNPGGYSDGVQETDAQFQLGDHRPLNEVIRDLADMGYIPSFCTACYRLGRTGHDFMELAKPGDIKYRCDPNALSTFLEYLLDYASPDTVAAGERLIEKQLARMDDRLRRTASKMLDKVRGGRRDVYI